A stretch of DNA from Cryptomeria japonica chromosome 4, Sugi_1.0, whole genome shotgun sequence:
TTTGAATAAGCTAAGTAGAACTATATAGTTACATATTATAATAAGACGTGATATTTTGTACTGATAATGTAGCAATGTACATGAATAACATAGTTATTTTGTTTAGATATGATATAATCTTTTGTTTAATCAAAAAAATCATATATGATACaaatttgaattttcattaattAATGAACACAGTTAAATATACACTCAAAAGACTATCATGTATCACAGAAAATAATTGATCTCTAGTCTATTAGTGAATTTGAAAGGTTCATAAGGAGTCCACCAGGCATCAAGTCTTACTTCAACATCTCAAACCCGTATCGTACCCCACACAAAAAAATACCTATCAGTCCTTGACTCCATAAAAAACACGAACTTTAAAAGACTGAAAATTAAAAGCCTGAAAATTAAAAGActgaaaaaatacaaaatgagATCGACTGCTTAATTTGTCAACTTCATTTTCCAACTAATATACATCATTCCTCCATTTTACTTTGAATTCAATCCAGTTATCTGTGATGCCTATTGCCCATTAGCTTGGGCATCTAGTCAGCATTGACTTCTTTGTTGTCTCTTTCTTTACTATACAATTGTTAATTTTCTTCTTATCTATTGACACGAGGTTGTACTGCTATTATTATTATAGTGCTTAGTTATAAGACATTGTATACCTATAACACCAGCCATTGGTCCAGTTTCATTATTCTGATCTGTAAGCTATTCTGTCTCAGGATATAATGTACACACAGAACTGCATATTCATACAACCTTGGAACCTGGTACTTCAAAGAATATATTGAATTGCATTCCCAAGGAAAtagttataatttttaaaataggaaCTAAAAGATTATAATTCAAGCCCACCAAGGGCTAAACTCTCTCTATATTTTCCCTCTCCGATAGGTACTGGTTCATTTAATATTTTGCCATGTTCCTCGTCTTTATCTGCTAATGCTGATTCTCAGGCAGTTGAACAGAGTGTTATTGTCTGAGGAGGCCGTATAGACCTTGTTAGTCACTGATCAATGAGAATAAAATCAAACTTGATTCACTGCAGCCACTTTGACAACATTTGTGGCTTCCACCTCCGCTTCACCGATACGCAGATCAAATATGTCATCTATCTTTTTGATTTCAGGGAGTTTATGAAGTTCAGTGGATACAGGTAAAACAGGCTCTGGGCTTCTGTAAATGAAGTAAACAACGAGCTGAGCTATTCCTAGGAGGAAACCAATGCCATTGGGCACCTGCAAAGTGCAAAGAAAGGAGTAATTCAATCAGAGAAAAGGTGCATAGTCTCTGCCAAAAATTACAAGAAAACTATAATTCGAAATGGCACTAGGAAAAGAGAGAAGCTTACAGCTATAAAGATATCCTTGGCTATTACAGAGTATACAGACCAGACAAGTGCATTTAGAGTGCTGAATAGGGATACCAAAAATGGCATGTACTTAACACTTTTGGTTTTGATAACACCTCCCTGCAAAATATACAGAAACCCATCAACATTCATGAAAGGATGAATTCATCTCCTAATTAGGCTTTTTAATTTGGGTACAGACCCGATTTTagctcaatttttttaatttgggtTGAAACTAAATTTTTAGATGTATTTCTTTTCTTTTGTACAGTTTTCATAGCAATCTAAATTAAGAAGAACATAAGATTCAAAACTCACCACGACAGATAATGGTGAGGCATACATAACAATGGAAAGGATCACACCTAAAGTGCCAACCAGTAACTGTCTCACATTGTATGTGTGCAGCACATAAATAGTAACTACAACCACTATGACAAAAGCAAACATCATTGCAATGGCTAACCGCACTGTTCTTATCTGCCAATAAATTGAAGGAATCCGTATGAGAAAAATTACAACTATGTATCTAGCTTATTGCATGTAATCTAGTCAAGCATTTAGAATAAGGTTTATATAATCTAGTAGCCACCAAATGGCCTTCAATTACAAACATATAGCTGGCATAATGAATTACCTTCTCCTGCTTGGGGGCAAATGTCAGAAAGGACAGCAGATAAAATATCTCAAAGGCAAAGCCAGCACCATTGATCGTGAGCAGCAAAGTGCTGTGGGGTTTAACAAATGGGGCTCCGTAAAGTAGCCAAAGACAACAGTTGAATAAGGTACAAACATATAGAAGACCTGAATATTCTTGGGTAGACTTAAGCTTGTATATCCGCCAGAATGTTGTCCTGCCATTTCCAAATATAATAATGTTTATATATAAGCTCACATGTTAATCATGCTCATAAACATTAGACAATTTCCGCTGTCATTCAACCCCCCAAAAAAATGTTGATACCCAAGTTGTTGACTAAGACAAATCTGATGTACACAGTACTTACATAGGTGACAGGAAAAGTGCCAGTGAAGTTATATTTCCTGCACCGGAGACCACCATGAAAAATTAGTTTGCACTATCATATAAATCCAACGTAACGAAAGTCAACTAGTACACATTAAAACCTGCGCATGAAAATGAGCGACAATCCCACAAATACACAACAAAACTTGCTCATAAAAATGAGCAGGAAACCTACACAGAAACTTGTACATACAAATCAGAAAGAAATTCATAGTAGAAATTGTACATGCAAATCAAAACGGGGATCAGATACACAACAAAACCCACAAAAAGAGTAACCAAAATAATCCCTTGGGGGTTAAGAAGAGGTTATGCTTTTAGGATGCAACTTTTATGGAATTTTTACAATGTAAAACTCAAAATACAGACTTGTGTTATAGTAATTATCAACTGACCATTCTAAAAACCATATATTGATGAGAAATCACCGATTCACTCTACCTTGAGGATGAAAATGTATCATATAGCCTCCATTATTCCTGACTAACATATAGAATACAAATCATGTGTCCTATAATTGATTCTAATATATTCAATCTATCTTAACCATGCTTCATTCTAACCATGTTCATCGCATTTTAGACCAACAAAAAAAAAGCAACAAATTCTATTCTGGCCTTACATAGACCTTTATCTCATATCCTAGTACCATTTTTAGAGTCTGGAAATCGAATGAGGACAGAAAAAAAATCAGATATCCAGACGATCCAGATTATATTTATACTTCATAAAGCAGTGGTCAGGATGCCATACCCATAATTCCCACCACAAGCTGCAGAAGAAAAGCCATTGAACAAAAGAAGAAACTGTCTTTGGAGTACTCAACAGAAAGTAATCTTATGCAAATTGAAATAGGCACAAGAGATAAAGTTGTGAAGAGCACGAAGATTTTTAAGTTCTTTTATAGGCCTTCATCCTGCTAATGACCAACGTGGTATCATCATCTATAGTGGAATGTAGGAAGAAAGCACTAGTGAACAATTTGCTTTGATCATTACACATCAGAGTTATTGGAAACCAGCTCAATACAGAGCTTACAGTCAACTTGTCATATGGATATATGCTTTTTCCCATGTTCTAGTATGGTTATCATTTTTCTCGGTACTTTTCTGTTTCTCTATATAGCAAAGTGCACTACACTCAGAATTTTTTCATAATATTTCAAGGATTCGTTTTCAAAACGTACAGATGCCCAGGAAGAACCCTACAGAAACAGTCGATACAAAGTGTGGGATACAGATCACTCTGAATGATTGTGAGAAAAATACATCGAATTTTTTTAATAACATAAAagatgtctatatgtatgtatatcatcTATACAAATGTATCACATGAACCAATCTATAAGTacagcctgagttggcctagtggtggagaacttgtgctcttgaaagaaagGTCACAACTTCAAATCTCACAAAAGGATAAGGTATGTACAACTCATTTGTAATGGAGCTCTAACCCATCTGTAAATCCATAGATAACATTATTTATTACATAAAGAGGATCTGCCACCCCAATGTACATTTTCATTTAGAAAGGTCAACAAACTGTAGTTATACTATTCTTAATCCCTCAAACACTTCCCCAAAAATCTCCACCATGATCAGTTTTGCTTTTTACATGGTGTCTTGTTCAacgagcactgaagggaaagaactagtaagaaaacccttcag
This window harbors:
- the LOC131077871 gene encoding bidirectional sugar transporter SWEET5, with the protein product MAFLLQLVVGIMGNITSLALFLSPMTTFWRIYKLKSTQEYSGLLYVCTLFNCCLWLLYGAPFVKPHSTLLLTINGAGFAFEIFYLLSFLTFAPKQEKIRTVRLAIAMMFAFVIVVVVTIYVLHTYNVRQLLVGTLGVILSIVMYASPLSVVGGVIKTKSVKYMPFLVSLFSTLNALVWSVYSVIAKDIFIAVPNGIGFLLGIAQLVVYFIYRSPEPVLPVSTELHKLPEIKKIDDIFDLRIGEAEVEATNVVKVAAVNQV